The genomic DNA AGCCTTCCCAGCTGTGCAGGAAATCAGGTGAATTTGATTTTCCATCATATACTTCCTTCTAAGTTAAGCCATCCATCGTCCTCATCTTATTTCCAACTATATATCGTttctttatttacatttttttcctttgcagTTAAGGAATGTGAGCCGTAAACTTGAAGCTGATCTACAGAGCAGCAAGAAGCGGCTTCAAGAACTAACTGATCAGCGTCAGACACTAAAGAAGGGACGAGAGGAATCTGTAAGTTCATATCTTACTTGTTCCTGCAGTTTGACCGATTCTAATGTAAgtgattgttttattttatctttaattGTGGACTAGGATGAACGAGAGGAAGCACTAAGTGAACTGAAAGCAATCGAACAAAAGCACAATGAGCTGAAGGTTGTAGTACTtcttggtccttctcgggcgACAATCAAAAGGACAGCTTAAACTTACATTAGACAGTTCTGATGCTCAGGATGAGATGAAGCAGTATGCAGACAATGATCCAGCTGCCTTTGAAGCAAAGAGTTAAGCATTGATTATCCTACATATGGCTTCAGAATCCTTCATCCCC from Punica granatum isolate Tunisia-2019 chromosome 2, ASM765513v2, whole genome shotgun sequence includes the following:
- the LOC116193674 gene encoding meiotic nuclear division protein 1 homolog; the encoded protein is MIYDLMLQVYFWSLPSCAGNQLRNVSRKLEADLQSSKKRLQELTDQRQTLKKGREESDEREEALSELKAIEQKHNELKDEMKQYADNDPAAFEAKKEAIAVAHAAANRWTDNIFTLRQWCSNNFPEAKEQLEHMYKEIGITEDFEYLELPSAG